The Bosea sp. AS-1 region TGGCCGGCGCCACGGCCCGCACCAGCAGCAACTGCGCATAGACGCCGCTCTCGAAACTCTCGCCCAGTCGCGCCACGGGGCGGCGCCAGAACGGCGTGCCGTAACCGGAGCCATCGGGATAGCGCTCGCCGTCATAGCCTTCGTTCCCGCCCCAGACCGCATCGACGACGCAGTCGAGCCGGCCAAAGCGGCGCAGGGCCCAGGCGACAAGCCCATCGACCTCGCGCTCGCTGGTATGGTCGCAGCGATAGGGATAGCCCTTGCCGCCGGCGGCTTCGACCTCGCGGGCCGTGTCCTCGAAGGTCTCGGGCCGCTGGTCGGTATGAGGACCGGCCTCGCTGGAGCGGCCGGTGACGATGACGGTGGCGCCCACCTCGCCCAGCGCCCGCGCGATGCCGCGCCCGAGCCCCCGAGAGGCGCCCGCGACGAGACAGACGCGGCCGGACAGGGAAGGCTGCATGGCGCTCATGCGCAGGCCATCCGAATCATCGCTGGCCAGGAAGCATCCCCTGCCCTATAGCCCCGGTCCCCTCGCAACGGAGCAGCACCATGGACAGAACGGATGTCGCCGCCTGCTGGGAGGCCAATGCCGAAACCTGGACGCGCCATGCCCGCGCCGGCTACGACCTTTATCGCGACGCGCTGAACACGCCGGTCTTCCTCGCGAATCTGCCGCCCGTCGCGGGCCTGAAGGGCCTCGACATCGGCTGCGGCGAGGGTTCGAACACGCGCAAGCTCGCCGAGCGCGGTGCGCGGATGACGGCGGTCGACATCGCGCCGACCTTCATCCGCCACGCGCGCGAGGTCGAGGCCAAGGCACCGCTTGGCATCATCTATCTGGAAGGGGACGGCACTGCCCTGCCCTTCGCTGGCGAGAGCTTCGACTTCGCCACCGCCTTCATGTCGCTGATGGACATGCCACGGCAGGACCATGCGCTCGCCGAAGCACGGCGCGTACTCAAGCCCGGCGGTTTCCTGCAGTTCTCGATCCTGCATCCCTGCTTCGCCCCGCCCTATCGCAAGGTGCTGCGGGAGGCGGACGGCAGCATCCGCGCCATCGAGGTCGGGCGCTATTTCGACGGCATCGATGGTGAAATCGAGACCTGGCGCTTCGGCGCGGCCCCAGCCGAGGTCAAGGCCAGTGCCGAGCCCTTCCGCGTGCCGCGCTTTCATCGAACGCTGAGCGACTGGGTCGCGACAATCGTCGCGGCCGGGCTGACAATCGAGCATATGGCCGAGCCACGCGTCGATGCCGAGACAGCGCGAAGCGTGCCCTATCTGGCCGATACGCATGTCGCGCCGCTGTTCCTGCACATCCGTGCCCGCAAGGGCGCTACGGCCTGAACAGGGCGCGGCTGTCCTCACGCCGCGAAGACCGCAGCCGCGTCGGCGATGGCACCGGCGCCTTCCGTCACTGCCAGCTCGAGCGCAGGGGCCTCGGTCGCGATGCATTCGGCGTAGAAGCGTGCAGTCGCGAGGTCGCCGGTGCCTTCCGCTTCGGAGCGGGTGGCCAGCGCCTTCTTCGCCAGCCCCGTACCACCCTGCGCCAGCGCGAAAAGCTTGAGATAGGGCGTCGCGCCCGCCAATGCGTCGGCCGGCTTGCCGCCGAGCGCGCCGAGCATCCACTCCGTCGCGCGCTCCAGGGAATCGACGGCGGCGCCAAGCCGGGCGGCCGCATGACCGAAGCCCGGCGTATTGGCGCGCTCGACCTCACCGACGATG contains the following coding sequences:
- a CDS encoding SDR family NAD(P)-dependent oxidoreductase, which encodes MQPSLSGRVCLVAGASRGLGRGIARALGEVGATVIVTGRSSEAGPHTDQRPETFEDTAREVEAAGGKGYPYRCDHTSEREVDGLVAWALRRFGRLDCVVDAVWGGNEGYDGERYPDGSGYGTPFWRRPVARLGESFESGVYAQLLLVRAVAPAMVQARSGLIVTVSFDTEGSYLGDVFYDLAKAAMNRLTFAMAQELKPFGVTALGISPGHVLTERVRDAGLGPQTTETPLYAGRAVAALAADPEVARHAGQVLHVADLARSYGFTDRDGSQPGRFTITNEQGGGDVAQG
- a CDS encoding class I SAM-dependent methyltransferase → MDRTDVAACWEANAETWTRHARAGYDLYRDALNTPVFLANLPPVAGLKGLDIGCGEGSNTRKLAERGARMTAVDIAPTFIRHAREVEAKAPLGIIYLEGDGTALPFAGESFDFATAFMSLMDMPRQDHALAEARRVLKPGGFLQFSILHPCFAPPYRKVLREADGSIRAIEVGRYFDGIDGEIETWRFGAAPAEVKASAEPFRVPRFHRTLSDWVATIVAAGLTIEHMAEPRVDAETARSVPYLADTHVAPLFLHIRARKGATA